The stretch of DNA TGCGTCGCCAGCGAGGAGGCCGAACCATCGGAGTGGGGCAACTTCAGTCCCGTAGCCTGGCAAAAGTCAGAAAAAATGAACCAGCATAATCTACGACCAGTGGTCCGAGTGTCGATGGGGCAAATGCACATGGGCATGTGATAACGGCGCGGTACCTACCAGTAGAGTTGCTGTAAGTGCTCTGAGGGCTGGTCATGTGCATGGTCTCATCACCAAGCTGTGCTGACCACTGCTTGTTGGTGTCTGTATCTGACTGTTCCGAGGCGATGCTCGTCCGTGGAGTACGCTCGTTCACAGGCGAATTCGGATTCCCAGAGTTGTGGTAATATGGCTGCGAGGAACGAGAATTGGAATCGATCTCTGAAACGGGCGCTCCGTACACGCACGGTCGATTCCCTTTGGCACAAGGACCACATTGTGGCTTGATTTCATCGCATTTCATGTGCCTTTTCCTACATATCGTACTATAGCCATCGAGTCAGCCGCTGAACATGCTGCGGTGTAGAGGCAAGTTTAGGCAAGTGCAACAGACGCTTCCACTGTTGCGTTCTCGAAACAGCCCAGGCAACGGGCAGTGAACGGATCGATATACCCCAGCACCGTGCATACTGTAGGAAACAGTGCAACTCACCAGCCCGTGGTGGTCCTGAGGCCGCGGCCACGGCTTTTGCGCGGTTTCCGAGCCGGTCCATTGCCCGTCGGCGTGGCTGTCGCGTGTTGCGACTGCATGGTGGTGAAATGGCGCTACGGGCACAGAATCAAGTCATGGCCGCGACGCGGTTGTCGCACATGAGACTCGTGGCGAGGttggtggaagaagaagaccagaCGCCAAGAAATGCGGAGATGAATGGAGCTTGATTGCATTGACTTTCGGCTACGAGCCGATACTCCACCTTCGAACCTTGAGCACGAGAATAACAATAAGCGACAGCCCACAATCATCAGACCACAAGTTCACATTGAGATGCACGTCAGATGCTACGGCACCTCGCAGATATTGGGACTCAAGAAGCAGGGAGCAAGGGCACATGTCAGGTGTTCTATGGTACCGGCACTATCTACTGGCAGAACTACGCCTTGCCTGCACTTCCTATCCTATGCATCCACACCTCAGTCAACTGAACCACCTTCTGCACGCTCTCTTCCATCAATTTCGTGATCGGCGTGGTCGCTGCCTCTTTCTGCACGTATTCCGTGTAGTCTTCCAACACCAGTTTGTTGACATTGATCTTAGAAACACCTCTCTTGATGCAAGCGTTCATGATATCCTCCGGGAAATCGTTAGTGCCGTGCAATACCACTCGGATATCCTCTCGTTTGCAGTGCTCTGAGATGGACTGTAATCGGTCATACTCAAGCACAGGTCCACGCTTCCCATACTCTCCGTGAACATTTCCGACTGCTGGAGCCAGGAAATCGACACCAGTGGCAATGAATTCAGCAACTTCGTCCGGAGTTGTGAGTACGCCACTTAAATCGGCTGTGTCCGCGATGCCATCTTCGCCCCCTTCAATACGACCTGGCTCTGCTTCCGTGGAGATGCCTCGTTCATGGCAATAGGATACCAGCTCCTTGGTCTTCGCCAGgttttcttctttctcgtAGTGCGACATATCGACCATGATCGAATCAAATGGAAGCTCGTCAGCAGCATATCGAACCCTGTCCTGGTCTTGACAATGGTCTAGGTGTATTGAAACGGGAACAGTCGCATCATTCGCTGCGATGGCCGCGGTCTTGATTAAAAGTCCATTGCTGAAGGTGATTGCCCAAGGAAAGAATTGCAATATCAATGGCGATCGAGCATTCTCGGCAGCCTTGATAAGGCCGAGGACTTGTTCGATATTGTATCTACAAGACAAGTCAGCGCTATAGTCGCCGTGCTCGATCATTGCCTTACGCTATGGCTGCGAGCACTCCATAGCCTTCTTTCTCAGCCTTTGCTAGAATCTGCACCGTCTTGTTGCTCGACAGCTGTTTGGCCGACCCCATCGTGGAGGAAGCAAGTCCGTTCAGTGATACTTTCTGTTGCAGACTTGCAGGGCAAGGTATAAGATCCAATCGTTCGGTTGTGTCAATGTCAGCTTCGCGATTGCTAGTGATAGACTCTACTCGAGTTAGATGCGAGGATAGCGTAGATTTAGGAACTTAATGCGAGATCTAAGATCGCAGCACCGCACGGGAGCAGTCAGCTCGTACACATCGTTGATGTTTCATGCGGCGCATCGCGAGCTCTTCCAGCGAAACGTGGACCCGTATCGGTCACCACGTCTCCAGTCGTGAGCTCACACGGCGTCCAAAACCTCGAGACGAAGCAGCCAGCCGGCACTCGGGATCTCCATCGGCCTTGCGGCTGCAGTCAGGTCTCCTTCGTTACGGTTGCGAGCTGTAGAGACGGAGCATTATGATGCTTGCAACAAGTTATGGATACCACAGGCCAAGATGGAAGAAAAGTCAAGATAGACAGAAATGGACACTGAACTCGAGATGGGTGTGAACTCGCCGAAGAGGCAAGTAGAAGCACACGACTTggaaagaaaggaggagaagacCCGGATTGCCCTTTCTGGCATGTCCGTCCCACCTTTTTGTACAGCTGCTTTCCCCTCTCAGCGACGCCTCTCCGTCGGACTCCCAGCTCGACACAAGCAAGCATCGGCCTCTGACGCAGCTCCGTTCAGCTCATTACCCGGGAAGTAGGCTATGGCTAAAGGCGGGGCCTGCACAAGTGTTTGTGCCTCGAGCTTGGTGGTAGGTATGACCAAAATTAGGACTTGCTCAAGCGTGAACACAGAACATTGTAGCAGCATACTTCCAACATAAACAGCCTGGTACTAATCATGAGTACGAAACACTTCTTTCCGCAAACCGAAGGCGTCGTTGTCCAGGGTTTGGACTCTCTCGTGGCCAGAAATAACCACCTAGCTCTCGATGCCCCGAACAAAGTCGTATACTCCAAAACACATTCACCCAGCAAGGTCAGCATTGTTTCGGGCGGAGGAAGTGGGCATGAGCCGAGCTGGTCGGGATATGTAGGAGATGGCATGTTAGCAGCAGCTGTCAATGGCGAGGTGTTTGCGAGCCCGTCTACGAAGCAAGTTATGGCAGCTATCAAGCATGTACCCTCGGACGCTGGGATAATACTATGTATAACCAACTATACGGGCGACAATCTACACTTCGGTCTGGCTAGAGAAAAGGCAGCGGGCATGGGCTACAAGATTGGCGTCCTACGCATGACAGACGACGTCGCTCTGGGGAGGAAGCAGACACAGAACTTGGGCCGAAGAGGTCTAGCAGCGAACATGTTCGTACTGAAACTCTGCGGAAGTGCTGCTGAATTTGGCTATAGCTTTGATCAATGTGAGTGTTCCATCCATGCTGGTTAAAAAGCGAGATGTGCTGATGGACCGGCCGCAGGTATGAAGATTGGCTACGCCGTCAACGCCAACGCTGTCACTGTTGGATCTTCACTCGATCACTGCCATATTCCAGGACGAGAGCATCATCGTTCGATTCCGGACGACGTGGTTGTACTGGGTATGGGCATTCACAACGAGCCGGGTCTTCACGAGATATCGCCAATGCCAAAAGTGGAAGATCTGGTCAAAGATATGCTGAAATACTGTCTGGATCCGAGCGATGAGGATCGAGCTTTTGTTGAGTTCAAGCCAGACGATGTTGTACTACTGTTGATCAACAATTTCGGAGGTAGGTTCCATAAGGCCTTGGATGGCGGGCTTTCTCAGATATCTCTTCGCACCATGATTCCGCCCAAGGCAGAGATTCCGCTGGTTTTACGGAGAAAGAGATGTCTTTTGGCAACTGTTTTCTGACCGGTGTGCTAATCCGTGACAGGAATTTCGAATTTCGAGCTCGAAGCCTTGACCAGTGTAACACGCAAAGTCCTGGAACGAGACTGGAAAATCGTACCCCAACGAATCTACGCGCAGCCATTTGAGACATCGCTCAATGCCCCTGGCTGGTCGATCAGTCTGCTTAACGTATCTGGCATCGAGCGAGATGCCAACACCTCCGTACACACACTGCTACATCTCCTCGACTCCGACACACACGCTCCAGCCTGGCCGAGAAATGGGTATAGATATATCAAGGAAACAAAGGAGACAGCCAAGAttgcagaagctgctgctgcagaagaCCACCAGCAAAAAGGTCCAAAGATCGATTCCACTCTCCTTGAAAACTCCCTTCGAAATGCATGCAACGTGGCAATCAAAGCAGAGCCAGACATCACAAAATGGGACATTCAAATGGGAGACGGTGATTGCGGTGAAGCAGTTGTGGGAATGTGTCAAGGAGTTCTACGCAAGCTCGACGAAGGTCTGGCAAAGCAAGGCTCTTTCTTCCATATACTGGACCAGGTGGGCGAAGCCGTCGAAGAGATTGGAGGCACACTGGGTGCGATCATCAGTATCATTCTTGCGTCTTTCACTACTAGCTTGCGACAGGCTTATGCCAAGGAAGAGAGTGGCTTCACATTGGATGCACAGACTGCAGGACGAGCTGCAGGCGCCGCATTAGAGAATTTGCAGTCGTATACAAGTGCTCGACAAGGTGGGAGAACGGTGATGGATACCTTGATACCCTTCTGCCAATCTTTGGAGAAGGAAGCCAATTTCCAAAAGGCTGTagaagaagcggaagctGGCGCAGAGAGCACATCGGGCATGAAAGCCAAATTCGGAAGAGGTGAGTGCCCCTATTGCAGACGCAGATTGCCTGCGAGACTACTAGAGTACCTGAGACTGACCTCAAGTAGCTACGTATGTCGGCGACCAAGCGGAAGCTCAGCAAGATACGCCACCGGATCCGGGTGCCAAAGCAGCGGCATTTTTCCTTCGAGGACTACTGGACGGTCTGAACAAGTGATCGGTGGTGCTTGGTTGCCAAGTTCGAATCAACAATTAAAAACCACAATGAATGTTCTGTGTTGCAGCATCTCGCGTCTTTCCAGACCAACCTTACTGAACCCGGAGTATGCAGCGACATTTACGGATCCGATCGGCTCCGACGAATACCATCCGTGTAGTATAAAACGCAGGGCACATATTCCACGCCGAAGACTCTTTCAGTGTGAGCAGCACTGCGTGAGGCACTGTCTATTTTAGTCGTTCTACACGATCTGGTGAGGCGTAGTGATCGGTAGTCAAGTTCAAGTGATTTGGCACATTTCTTGAGACTATCCCTGTGACTACAATCAATAATTCGTGACAATTGCTTATGCTGTAGCCGCAACAGGCATATTGTCAGGAAGCTGGGAATAAGCTGCTGGTCCCACTATCACCggtagcagcagcacgcgCCGGCTTCGCAAGCCCACAAGGTGCAAGGTCCCCGCGCATGAACGATGAACGCATTGCGGGGTCGTCAACAAGAGAGGAGTTGCCCGGCAATGAACCAAATCTATAAAGATTGCCGCAGCTCACCTCACCTCTATTGAATACGATTCAGAATCTAAAGTCGTACAGACAGGAACCCAACAACTTATCTTAATCGAAAAGCAGAAAACAGCAAAACAACATGCCAGACCGTCTCGAAGGAAAAGTCGCGATTGTGaccggaggtggaggaggtttcGGAAAGGGCATTGCACAAAAGTTCGTGGAAGAAGGGGCCAAAGTCGTCATTGCAGACTTCGTTGAAGATGTTGGGCAAAAGTCAGCAGATGAACTCAAGTGTGAGTTCTTCCGAACGGATGTCACCAAGAAAGCAGACTGGGAGGCCATAAGGGACTTTTGTGACAAGAAGTTTGGCAAGATCGATGCTGTAATTAATAATGCTGGTTGGACTTATCGGAACAAGGTCAGTTGGGCGAAATAAAAGAATGGCCTGCAAGACACAGCTGACGTGGAATCGTAGCCAACTGGAGAGGTGACTGAGGAAGAATACGACAAGGTATTCGGAGTCAACGTTCGAGCAATTTACCTTTCAACGAACGTGCTCGTTCCATATATTCAGAAGCAGGGCACTGGAGGCTCCTTTGTGACGATAGCTTCCACCGCAGGTATCAGACCTCGAGGAGGTCTCACATGGTACAATGCGACCAAGGCTGCCGTGATCAATGCTTCCAAGAGTATGGCTGTCGAATATGCGAAGGACAACATTCGTTTTAACACGGCTTGCCCGGTGGTTGGTCTCGGCACAGGACTGTAAGTTGTTAACATTTCCGCAAGCGCGCAATTTACCGCTGACAATTATATAAGGACTGATTCGTTCTTGGGCAAACCTGAGAACCAAGCCACATTCATGGCAACGATTCCATTGGGGCGAGGCTCGACACCGAGGGACGTTGCGAACACATGTGCATTCCTCGCTAGCGACGAGGCGGACTTCTTGACTGGCATTGATATTCCTGTGGATGGCGGACGATGCGTGTAGGCGAAACAAGATTGGTGAACAGATGATATGCTGTTTCTTCAGAGAAAGAGACGTTTCTGGTCGCTGCGCTCGTACATGCCCCGCAGTTTTCTGACTACGAAATCAAAGTGAGGTCGAGTAACGATAATTGAATTGTGCTTCAGCGCACGAACATACGAACGGAGGTTCTGAAGGCCTCTCTGCAGGCCACAAATACCACCTGCCAGGCGTGATCCTTACCCATCGCCATTTTTAAATCCCATCACCTTTCCATCTGCCATCCTTGACAGTCTGCATTACGCCTGGACCTTCGTGACATTCATTGCCTTGCGATCTTGTTCCTGCAGTACGAGTTTGCCTCCACTAATACTGTACACTTTCGGCCGATCATGTAGTCAGCTGGCATTACCCACTTCAACGGGTCTGGATTCCCGACTGAAGTCACGCAAAGGATATCCGTCTTTggtctcctgctgctgttgcgaatGAAGTGGGTATTCAGACTCGGATACATGACTTAGTGTCCTCATACTCCTGCCATCTCCTTCGATGTTGTGGAGGTCCGAATGGTCTTGCATCCCAGGCTTGATTTCTCGAATGACCTCGACGTAGTCGTATGCGAATTCGCCCAGTTCTGCGTCGTCCATGCCAGTATCTTCCTCTGCTGGACTCGCTCGTAGTTTAAGAGCCGGAACCCAGCGCGATATAAAGGATATCAATATCAATATCAGGACTGTCATGGTGAATGAGTACGCCATGCCAGTCACTGTATCCGCTAATTGAATAGCTAATTGAATCCAGTGGCGGTTCAGCCAGCCTCCAGAAATTCTGGTGGAGCCATCCAGATGAGCGATGTAGTCGGCCGCGAAGATACCAGTCAGCAGGTTGCCCAGGATGCCGCCCACACCGTGTACAGCGAAAATGTCCAAAGCATCGTCTGCACCCAGGTAGTACTTCAGCTGGGTTGCGAAATTGCATCCAATTCCAGCACAGAGGCCATAGATGACAGCGGCCCAGGGAGGAACATACCCACTACCAGGAGTAATACAAACGAGGCCGCTGACGACACCAGAGCAGAACCCAACTACGCTCCATTTTCTCTCGAGACGATAGTCGACAAGACACCAGGTCACTCCTCCGACGCACGCGGAGAGGTTGGTCACTAGTGCAGCCATGATAGCTCGGAGATTCGCACTGAGCGCGCTGCCAGCATTGAACCCAAACCAGCCCACCCAAAGGAAGACGGTGCCGATCACGATGAAGGTGATGTTGTGTGGACGATAATTGAGGGCATGAGTGCCATGACCGGCTCGTTTGCCCAGGATGTAACTGTGGTACAGTCAGAGAGTGCTGACTTGCTTCCGCCCGCCGCTGTCGTACCGAGGGGCTGAATGTGGGAAAGCAGATCTGATGCTTGTGATGGCGAGCGAGCGGAGAAAGACTTACGAGTACGCGAGCGCAGCTGATCCGCTGGCAATATGGACTGGTGTGCCACCCGCAAAGTCCAGACCTCCGAGTCGATATGACCACCCTGCCGGATTCCACGTCCAGCACGCTAGTGGATCGTAGACGACAGTCGTCCATATGAACATGAACACAACGCATGGCAACATCCTGCCCCGCTCGCTGACGGCTCCAGATGCCAAGGCGACGGTGATGCATGCGAACATGCCTTGATATACGCAATATAGAAGGTCAGGAATTCGAGACGAACCCACTGACGGGCGAGCGAGCACGTTGCGTAGGCCCACATTGGAGAGGTCGCCAATGTATGATGACGCTGTATGGCTGAATGCGAGTGAGTAGCCCCAGAGGAACCATTGAAAGCTGACCACCGACACGGCCATGACGCTCAGCCATATCAGCGAGAGGGCAGACTTGCGGCGAGCAAGACCCGAGTAGAAGAAGCTGTGTGATTGTCAGCACTGGCTGAAGTGGCGCAGGTGTAGTGAAGCGACTCACCCAACACCAGGTATCATGAGCAAGACCAACGCCGTGGCGACGATGACCCACGCCATGTCTCCACTCTCGTAGGCCACATTGACTGCGAGGTGGTTAGCACCTGCCGCCTGGATTGAAGTGCGGTGCGTGGAGACGAACG from Cercospora beticola chromosome 1, complete sequence encodes:
- a CDS encoding uncharacterized protein (antiSMASH:Cluster_7) → MGSAKQLSSNKTVQILAKAEKEGYGVLAAIAYNIEQVLGLIKAAENARSPLILQFFPWAITFSNGLLIKTAAIAANDATVPVSIHLDHCQDQDRVRYAADELPFDSIMVDMSHYEKEENLAKTKELVSYCHERGISTEAEPGRIEGGEDGIADTADLSGVLTTPDEVAEFIATGVDFLAPAVGNVHGEYGKRGPVLEYDRLQSISEHCKREDIRVVLHGTNDFPEDIMNACIKRGVSKINVNKLVLEDYTEYVQKEAATTPITKLMEESVQKVVQLTEVWMHRIGSAGKA
- a CDS encoding uncharacterized protein (antiSMASH:Cluster_7) produces the protein MSTKHFFPQTEGVVVQGLDSLVARNNHLALDAPNKVVYSKTHSPSKVSIVSGGGSGHEPSWSGYVGDGMLAAAVNGEVFASPSTKQVMAAIKHVPSDAGIILCITNYTGDNLHFGLAREKAAGMGYKIGVLRMTDDVALGRKQTQNLGRRGLAANMFVLKLCGSAAEFGYSFDQCMKIGYAVNANAVTVGSSLDHCHIPGREHHRSIPDDVVVLGMGIHNEPGLHEISPMPKVEDLVKDMLKYCLDPSDEDRAFVEFKPDDVVLLLINNFGGISNFELEALTSVTRKVLERDWKIVPQRIYAQPFETSLNAPGWSISLLNVSGIERDANTSVHTLLHLLDSDTHAPAWPRNGYRYIKETKETAKIAEAAAAEDHQQKGPKIDSTLLENSLRNACNVAIKAEPDITKWDIQMGDGDCGEAVVGMCQGVLRKLDEGLAKQGSFFHILDQVGEAVEEIGGTLGAIISIILASFTTSLRQAYAKEESGFTLDAQTAGRAAGAALENLQSYTSARQGGRTVMDTLIPFCQSLEKEANFQKAVEEAEAGAESTSGMKAKFGRATYVGDQAEAQQDTPPDPGAKAAAFFLRGLLDGLNK
- a CDS encoding uncharacterized protein (SMCOG1001:short-chain dehydrogenase/reductase SDR~antiSMASH:Cluster_7); its protein translation is MPDRLEGKVAIVTGGGGGFGKGIAQKFVEEGAKVVIADFVEDVGQKSADELKCEFFRTDVTKKADWEAIRDFCDKKFGKIDAVINNAGWTYRNKPTGEVTEEEYDKVFGVNVRAIYLSTNVLVPYIQKQGTGGSFVTIASTAGIRPRGGLTWYNATKAAVINASKSMAVEYAKDNIRFNTACPVVGLGTGLTDSFLGKPENQATFMATIPLGRGSTPRDVANTCAFLASDEADFLTGIDIPVDGGRCV
- a CDS encoding uncharacterized protein (antiSMASH:Cluster_7); the encoded protein is MTLIKYDDNAATGGDSLTQDLNVAYESGDMAWVIVATALVLLMIPGVGFFYSGLARRKSALSLIWLSVMAVSVVSFQWFLWGYSLAFSHTASSYIGDLSNVGLRNVLARPSVGSSRIPDLLYCVYQGMFACITVALASGAVSERGRMLPCVVFMFIWTTVVYDPLACWTWNPAGWSYRLGGLDFAGGTPVHIASGSAALAYSYILGKRAGHGTHALNYRPHNITFIVIGTVFLWVGWFGFNAGSALSANLRAIMAALVTNLSACVGGVTWCLVDYRLERKWSVVGFCSGVVSGLVCITPGSGYVPPWAAVIYGLCAGIGCNFATQLKYYLGADDALDIFAVHGVGGILGNLLTGIFAADYIAHLDGSTRISGGWLNRHWIQLAIQLADTVTGMAYSFTMTVLILILISFISRWVPALKLRASPAEEDTGMDDAELGEFAYDYVEVIREIKPGMQDHSDLHNIEGDGRSMRTLSHVSESEYPLHSQQQQETKDGYPLRDFSRESRPVEVGNAS